The proteins below are encoded in one region of Flavobacterium sp. IMCC34852:
- the cysC gene encoding adenylyl-sulfate kinase: protein MSSNITRQQYSVSKESRNKLNQHPSLVLWFTGLSGSGKSTIAEAVETQLYEMQCRTYTLDGDNLRGGINFGLGFSEEDRHENLRRTAEIAKLFVDAGIITLAAFVSPLEKDRKMVKEIIGKNNFVEIFIDTSLEECEKRDVKGLYQKARKGLIPNFTGIDAPFESPANPDIWIKTENESITSAVAKVITFVKQKIESYNHE, encoded by the coding sequence ATGAGCAGTAATATTACCCGGCAACAGTATTCGGTTAGCAAGGAATCCAGAAACAAACTAAATCAACATCCATCCTTAGTTTTGTGGTTTACCGGTTTATCAGGTTCCGGAAAATCTACTATTGCGGAAGCTGTTGAAACCCAACTCTATGAAATGCAGTGTAGAACTTACACCTTAGACGGTGATAATTTAAGAGGTGGCATTAATTTTGGATTGGGATTCTCAGAAGAAGACCGACATGAAAATCTACGAAGAACCGCTGAAATCGCTAAACTTTTTGTTGATGCCGGAATTATAACCCTTGCCGCTTTTGTCTCTCCATTAGAAAAAGACAGAAAAATGGTGAAAGAAATTATTGGTAAAAATAACTTTGTAGAGATTTTTATCGATACTAGTTTGGAAGAATGCGAAAAAAGAGACGTGAAAGGATTATACCAAAAAGCCCGAAAAGGACTAATCCCAAATTTTACCGGAATAGACGCTCCATTTGAAAGTCCGGCAAATCCCGATATTTGGATTAAAACAGAAAACGAAAGCATAACATCAGCTGTTGCAAAAGTGATTACTTTTGTAAAGCAAAAAATAGAATCTTATAACCATGAGTAA
- the cysD gene encoding sulfate adenylyltransferase subunit CysD, with protein MSKFYLNYLDELESEAIFILREVWAQFQNPVILFSGGKDSIVVAHLAKKAFYPSKIPFALMHIDTGHNFPETIQFRDDLIAELGATLLVGSVQESIDNGRVLEERGKNANRNALQTTTLLDAIAAHKIDCAIGGGRRDEEKARAKERFFSHRDDFGQWDPKNQRPELWNLLNGKYFEGEHFRAFPISNWTEMDVWNYIKREQIAIPSLYFAHEREVLWRNNSWIPKSEYLILDGTEEVITKKIRFRTLGDITITGGIESDADTLEKIVAEVASLRHTERGNRADDKRSESSMEDRKREGYF; from the coding sequence ATGAGTAAATTTTATTTAAATTATTTAGATGAATTAGAGTCGGAAGCCATCTTCATCTTGCGTGAAGTATGGGCACAATTTCAAAATCCTGTTATCTTGTTTTCAGGCGGAAAAGATTCAATTGTGGTAGCACATTTGGCCAAAAAAGCCTTTTATCCTTCCAAAATACCTTTTGCCCTAATGCATATTGATACCGGGCACAATTTTCCGGAAACGATTCAGTTCAGAGATGATTTAATTGCTGAATTAGGCGCTACTTTATTGGTTGGTTCTGTACAAGAATCCATTGATAATGGAAGGGTTCTGGAAGAAAGAGGAAAGAATGCCAATAGAAATGCGCTACAAACCACTACACTTTTGGACGCCATTGCAGCGCACAAGATTGACTGTGCCATTGGTGGCGGACGTCGTGATGAAGAAAAGGCCAGAGCCAAAGAGCGTTTCTTTTCTCATCGGGATGATTTTGGACAATGGGATCCCAAAAACCAGAGACCGGAATTGTGGAATTTACTCAACGGAAAATATTTTGAAGGCGAACACTTCCGCGCTTTTCCTATCAGTAATTGGACGGAAATGGACGTTTGGAATTATATCAAAAGAGAACAAATTGCCATTCCATCGCTGTATTTTGCCCACGAAAGAGAAGTGCTTTGGCGTAATAACTCTTGGATACCAAAGTCTGAATACCTTATTTTGGACGGTACAGAAGAAGTAATCACCAAAAAAATTCGCTTCCGTACTTTAGGCGATATTACCATCACCGGAGGCATAGAATCCGATGCCGATACTTTGGAAAAAATCGTGGCCGAAGTGGCTTCTTTGCGTCATACCGAAAGAGGTAACAGAGCCGATGACAAGCGTTCGGAATCTTCTATGGAAGACCGAAAAAGAGAAGGTTACTTCTAA
- a CDS encoding sulfate adenylyltransferase subunit 1: MIIDNNQLLRFTTAGSVDDGKSTLIGRLLYDSKSIFEDQLEAIETTSKRKGHAGVDLALFTDGLRDEREQGITIDVAYRYFTTPKRKFIIADTPGHIQYTRNMVTGASTANAAIVLIDARHGVIEQTKRHAFIASLLQIPHIIVCVNKMDLVEYSETVFNTIVNQFEEFSSKLNIKDIRFIPISALDGDNVVNRSAHMDWYQDSPLLHLLETLHISSDINKIDARFPVQTVLRPQREGFIDYRGYAGRIAGGIYRIGDSVTVLPSGFVSKIKSINAGEKEVEEAFAPMSVSMTLEDDIDVSRGDMIVKTNNQPEMLQEFDAMICWFNNGSARPNAKYTIMHTSNEQKAIIKNVVYKIDINSYHRIETDKELKMNDIARVTIRCNQRLMTDSYRENRITGSIILIDDATNETVAAGMLV; this comes from the coding sequence ATGATTATAGATAACAACCAATTATTGCGCTTTACTACAGCCGGTAGTGTTGACGATGGAAAAAGCACCTTAATAGGAAGACTATTGTACGATTCAAAATCTATTTTTGAAGACCAACTGGAAGCCATTGAAACTACCAGTAAGCGAAAAGGCCATGCCGGAGTAGATTTGGCTTTATTTACCGATGGCCTCCGAGACGAGAGAGAACAAGGGATTACCATTGATGTGGCTTATCGTTATTTTACAACGCCTAAACGAAAGTTCATTATAGCCGATACACCGGGACATATTCAATACACTCGTAACATGGTAACCGGAGCTTCTACAGCTAACGCGGCTATTGTTTTAATTGATGCCCGTCACGGAGTTATTGAGCAAACCAAAAGACATGCTTTTATTGCTTCCTTATTGCAAATTCCGCACATTATAGTGTGTGTAAACAAAATGGACTTGGTAGAGTATTCCGAAACCGTTTTTAATACTATTGTCAATCAGTTTGAAGAGTTCTCGTCTAAACTAAATATCAAAGACATTCGTTTTATTCCTATCAGTGCGCTAGATGGTGACAATGTGGTTAACCGTTCTGCTCATATGGATTGGTACCAAGATTCCCCTTTATTACATTTGTTAGAAACCCTTCACATTAGTAGTGATATCAATAAAATTGACGCTCGTTTTCCGGTACAAACCGTTTTAAGGCCACAGCGCGAAGGATTTATAGATTACCGAGGCTATGCCGGAAGAATTGCCGGTGGCATCTACAGAATAGGAGATTCGGTCACTGTTTTACCTTCTGGATTTGTTTCCAAAATTAAATCGATTAATGCCGGTGAAAAAGAGGTTGAAGAAGCTTTTGCACCAATGTCTGTCTCTATGACTTTAGAAGATGATATTGATGTGAGTAGAGGTGACATGATTGTAAAAACCAATAACCAGCCCGAAATGCTTCAAGAATTTGACGCTATGATTTGTTGGTTCAACAATGGTTCGGCCCGTCCAAATGCCAAGTACACCATTATGCATACATCCAATGAGCAAAAAGCCATCATCAAAAATGTGGTTTATAAAATTGACATCAATTCCTATCATCGCATTGAAACCGACAAAGAATTAAAAATGAATGATATTGCTCGTGTTACCATCCGTTGTAACCAGCGATTAATGACCGATTCTTACCGAGAAAACAGAATTACCGGAAGTATTATTTTAATTGATGATGCCACCAATGAAACCGTAGCGGCCGGAATGCTGGTTTAA
- a CDS encoding oligosaccharide flippase family protein, with protein MNGIWYSSSKIAIIFCRIFLLMWTSRHLLPEDFGIFHAFNILIVLFMEIPNTGLGASLIKQKEVNQNHFNTVFFSYVIFALFFAGVLYLGSDAIAGFFNINQLSDILKNIFWLPIFIALSAISRNILLRDLKVKKISLIELFSFSCVYVPGVFIVYYFQPNYYALIYPMVAQVFVESLLFYAVKKEKYFFKFDKTAWNDLIHFGKWNTASRIVGMMGNQADGIIIGKVLGASALGVYNRSYSIMSTLQNLYSQYLDNIIFADFARMEDDKSLHLKKIIRVEYLLNLFIFPSLLIVLSCSSEIVLILLGDQWKATEILLQILTLGLLFRLNYKITLQYLRAQGYIKNTFYFSSFYLIVTVLLMLALSSFGLIGITLGYSLGLVFQYLQLHHKVSKVIPGYTLLEFLKANKFLLLKFVFILAFLMAFNHYLCNAFNFYLAVAVKIGFVFLFFTKPIYYEIISILKSKNKKP; from the coding sequence ATGAACGGAATTTGGTATTCTTCCTCCAAAATAGCAATAATATTTTGCAGGATATTCCTTTTGATGTGGACTTCAAGGCATTTATTGCCTGAGGATTTTGGAATCTTTCATGCCTTTAATATCCTAATTGTTTTGTTTATGGAAATTCCTAACACCGGTTTAGGTGCCAGTTTGATTAAGCAAAAGGAGGTCAATCAAAATCATTTCAATACTGTTTTTTTTTCCTATGTCATTTTTGCTTTGTTTTTTGCCGGCGTCTTGTATTTAGGCAGTGATGCCATAGCTGGTTTTTTCAATATCAATCAACTCAGTGATATTCTCAAAAACATCTTTTGGTTACCCATTTTTATTGCGCTTTCCGCTATTTCCAGAAATATACTCTTACGCGATTTGAAGGTTAAAAAAATCAGTTTGATAGAACTGTTCAGTTTTAGTTGTGTTTATGTTCCGGGCGTTTTTATAGTGTATTATTTTCAACCCAATTATTATGCGTTGATTTATCCCATGGTAGCCCAAGTTTTTGTAGAATCATTACTTTTTTATGCAGTCAAAAAAGAAAAGTATTTCTTTAAGTTTGATAAAACTGCCTGGAATGATTTAATTCATTTTGGCAAATGGAATACCGCCAGCCGAATAGTTGGCATGATGGGAAATCAAGCCGATGGAATAATCATCGGGAAAGTATTGGGAGCAAGTGCATTAGGGGTATACAATCGTTCCTACAGCATCATGAGCACACTGCAAAATTTATATTCTCAATATTTAGACAATATCATTTTTGCTGATTTTGCCCGAATGGAGGATGACAAAAGCCTTCACCTCAAAAAAATAATTAGGGTAGAATACTTACTCAATTTGTTTATTTTTCCATCCTTGCTAATTGTGCTGAGTTGTTCTTCTGAAATAGTATTGATATTGCTGGGTGATCAATGGAAAGCTACGGAAATTCTCCTTCAAATTTTAACTCTGGGATTGTTGTTTCGGTTGAATTATAAAATTACTTTACAATATCTCAGAGCTCAAGGCTACATAAAAAATACGTTTTATTTTTCTTCTTTTTATCTGATAGTCACAGTGCTATTAATGTTGGCTCTCTCAAGTTTTGGCTTAATCGGAATTACTTTAGGTTACTCCTTGGGATTGGTATTTCAATACCTTCAGTTGCACCACAAAGTCAGTAAAGTTATTCCGGGTTATACATTACTTGAATTTTTAAAAGCGAATAAATTTCTGCTTTTGAAATTTGTATTTATATTAGCTTTTTTAATGGCATTTAATCATTATTTGTGTAATGCTTTTAACTTTTATCTGGCCGTTGCAGTAAAAATAGGATTTGTGTTTTTATTTTTTACCAAACCAATTTATTATGAAATTATTTCAATTCTTAAATCAAAAAATAAAAAGCCTTAA
- a CDS encoding acyltransferase, with the protein MAYNAIFILRKLGSSGQGCDIKGKIFISNKAKLFLGNNVHLGDNAYFKTEGEIHIGDNCHMSRNVTIYSVNHNSEGSVLPYDNTTLKKKVIIGKNVWIGMNVNIVPGVTIGDGVIIGMGATVTKNVPDLAIVGGNPATILKYRNKEHYDDLEAKQQYGGSGGKPLKKNNPKL; encoded by the coding sequence ATGGCTTACAATGCAATTTTTATTTTGAGAAAGTTGGGATCGAGTGGGCAAGGATGTGATATAAAAGGAAAAATATTTATCTCCAACAAAGCAAAATTATTTTTGGGAAATAATGTACATCTTGGAGATAATGCTTATTTTAAAACTGAAGGGGAAATACATATTGGAGACAATTGCCACATGAGTAGAAATGTTACCATATATTCCGTAAATCACAATTCAGAAGGGTCAGTTTTACCTTATGACAATACTACATTAAAAAAGAAAGTGATAATAGGTAAAAACGTCTGGATTGGCATGAACGTTAATATCGTTCCCGGTGTAACTATTGGAGATGGTGTTATCATTGGCATGGGAGCAACTGTGACCAAAAATGTACCCGATTTGGCTATTGTTGGCGGTAATCCGGCCACAATACTCAAATATCGCAATAAAGAACACTATGATGATTTAGAAGCAAAACAACAATATGGAGGCAGTGGCGGAAAACCCCTTAAAAAAAATAACCCAAAACTGTAA